The Enterobacter asburiae genomic sequence GGAGCAGTTTAAAAAGGATTACATCAGTGAGGGCGGGCGTGTCGTTGATCCCAGCGACACGCGCAAAATTACGACCTCGGAAGGGCAAAGCTACGCCTTGTTCTTTGCCCTTGCGGCGAACGATCGCAGCGCGTTTGACCAGCTGCTGACCTGGACGCGCGATAATCTTGCCAGCGGCAATCTCAACGACCATCTGCCCGCCTGGCTATGGGGTCAGAAAGATAAAGAGACGTGGGCGGTGATTGATACCAACTCCGCCTCTGACGCCGATGTCTGGATCGCCTGGTCTCTGCTCGAAGCGGGTCGGTTGTGGAAACATCCGGACTATACCCGCACGGGTAAGGCGCTGCTGAAACGCATTGTCAGTGAGGAAGTGGTGAAAGTGCCGGGGCTCGGCGCAATGCTGCTTCCCGGTAAAGTCGGTTTTGCCGATGAAAACGTCTGGCGTTTTAACCCCAGCTATCTTCCTCCGCAGCTAGCGAGTTATTTCACGCGTTTTGGTACCCCGTGGACCCAGCTTCGTGAAACCAATCAGCGTCTGCTGCTGGAGAGCGCGCCGAAAGGTTTTTCGCCGGACTGGGTTCAGTATCAGAAAAACAAAGGGTGGCGGTTACAGCAGGATAAATCGCTGGTGGGCGGCTACGATGCCATCCGCGTTTATCTCTGGGTGGGAATGATGAGTGATAAAGATCCTCAGAAAGCCCGGCTGCTGACGCGCTTCCAGCCGATGGCGGCAAAGACAATGAAACGGGGTGTGCCGCCGGAGAAAGTGGATGTGGCGACGGGTAAACGCACCGGGAATGGCCCGGTCGGGTTCTCTGCCGCCATGCTGCCGTTTTTACAACAACGTGATGCCCAGGCGGTTCAGCGCCAGCGCGTTGCAGACCATTTTCCCGATAATAATGCCTATTACAGCTACGTGCTGACTCTCTTTGGGCAAGGATGGGATCAGCATCGTTTTCGCTTCACCGCAAAAGGTGAATTAATACCGGATTGGGGCCAGGAATGCGCAAGTTCACAGTAAATCTACTCACTTTATCGCTTGGCCTGGCACTGATGCCGATGGCTGAGGCCGCCAACTCTCCGCAGCAGAAACAGCTGCTGGAACAGGTTCGGCTGGGCGAATCGACACAGCGTGAGGATTTGGTTCGTCAGTCGCTTTACCGTCTTGAGCTGATTGACCCGAACAACCCTGACGTCATTGCCGCACGTTTTCGCTACCTGCTGCGCCAGGGCGATAACGCCGGTGCGCAAAAAAAGCTGGATCGTCTGAAAGGGATCGCGCCGGGCTCGAGTGCGTATCAGTCATCTCGCAACACGATGCTGCTGTCCACCCCGGATGGCCGCCAGCAGCTCCAGCAGGCGCGATTGCTCGCCACCACGGGACACACGCAGGAGGCGATTGCAGCCTATGACAAGCTGTTTGACGGCAACCCGCCGGGCGGCGACGTGGCGACGGAATACTGGAACGTCGTGGCGAAAGACCCCGCTCGCCGGAATGCGGCCATTAACCAGCTCAAGAAAATCAACGCCAGCAGTCCCGGAAATACGCAGCTGCAGGCGACGCTGTCCCAGCTTTTGTTCCAGAGCGGACGCCGTGATGAAGGCTTTGCCGTATTGCAGGAGATGGCTAAATCGACCAACGGGCGCAGCCAGGCGTCTGATATGTGGTATGACCAAATCAAAGGCCAGCCTGCCAGCAGCGCCAGCGTCAGCGCGCTGCAAAAATACCTGAGCGTATTCAGCAGTGGTGATAGCGTCGTGGCGGCGCGTGCCCAGCTCGAAGAACAGCAAAAACAGCTCGCTGACCCGGCGTTCCGCGCGAAAGCGGAAGGGCTGGCGGCTGTGGATGCCGGGCAGGGGAGTAAGGCGGTGGCTGAGCTGCAAAAAGCCGTCAGCGCCAACCATGCCGACAGTGAAGCGGTGGGCGCCCTTGGCCAGGCCTATTCCCAGAAAGGCGACCGCGCCCGCGCGGTGGCGCAGTTTGAAAAGGCGATCGCCCTCGATCCCCAGAGCGATAACCGGGGTAAATGGGACAGTCTGCTCAAGGTCAACCGCTACTGGCTGCTGATCCAGCAGGGTGATGCGGCCCTGAAGGCGAATAACCCTGCGCAGGCGGAGCGTTACTATCAGCAGGCGCGCGGTATCGACAATACCGACAGTTATGCCGTGCTGGGGCTGGGCGATGCCGCCGCGGCGCGTAAAGACAACGACGCGGCGGAACGTTACTATCGCCAGGCGCTGCGTATGGACAGCGGCAACAGCAATGCGGTCCGCGGCCTGGCCAATATTTACCGCGCGCAGTCCCCGGAGAAGGCCTCGCAGTTTATCCAGTCTCTCTCCGCCAGCCAGCGCCGGAGCATCGATGATATTGAACGCAGCCTGACCAACGAGCAGCTCTCCGCTCAGGCAGAACAGCTGGAAAATCAGGGGAAATACGCCCAGGCGGCAGAGATTCAGCGTCGTCGTCTGGCGCTCTCTCCCGGCGACGTGTGGATAACCTATCGTCTCTCGCGCGATCTCTACAGCGCAGGTCAGCGCAGCCAGGCGGATACCCTGATGCGTCAGCTTGCCAGCCAGAAACCGTCCGACCCGGATCAGGTGTACGCCAGCGGGCTCTATCTTTCCGGCAACGATCAGGACCGCGCCGCGCTGGCGCATCTGGACACGCTGCCGCGCAGCCAGTGGAACGGCAATATTCAGGAGCTTGCCGACCGCCTGCAAAGCAACCAGGTGCTGGAAACCGCCAACCGTCTGCGTGACAGCGGCAAAGAGCAGGAGGCGGAAAACCTTCTGCGCCAGCAGCCGACCTCCACCCGCATCGACCTGACGCTGGCGGACTGGGCGCAGCAGCGTGGCGATCTGGCGTCGGCGAAAACGACGTACAGCGCTGTACTGCAGCGTGAACCGCAGAACGAAGACGCGATCCTCGGCCTGACCGAGATTTATAGCGCGCAGGGTGACAAAGATGCCGCGCGCGCAGAGCTGGCGAAACTGCCCGCCGCGCAAAATGGCCAGCCGCTGTCGCTCAACATGCAGCGCCGGATCGCGATGGCGCAGGCAGGTCTGGGCGATTCCGCTGCCGCAGAACAGACCTTCAACAACATCATTCCGCAGGCTAAATCGCAGCCCGGCTCCATGGAAAACGCGCTGGTGTTACGTGATGCCGCGCGTTTCCAGGCGCAAAACGGTCAGCCTCAGCAGGCGCTGGAAACCTATAAAGACGCGATGGTGTCGTCCGGCGTCACGACGACCCGTCCGGCCGACAACGACAGTTTCACTCGTCTGACGCGTAACGATGAAAA encodes the following:
- the bcsC gene encoding cellulose synthase complex outer membrane protein BcsC; translated protein: MRKFTVNLLTLSLGLALMPMAEAANSPQQKQLLEQVRLGESTQREDLVRQSLYRLELIDPNNPDVIAARFRYLLRQGDNAGAQKKLDRLKGIAPGSSAYQSSRNTMLLSTPDGRQQLQQARLLATTGHTQEAIAAYDKLFDGNPPGGDVATEYWNVVAKDPARRNAAINQLKKINASSPGNTQLQATLSQLLFQSGRRDEGFAVLQEMAKSTNGRSQASDMWYDQIKGQPASSASVSALQKYLSVFSSGDSVVAARAQLEEQQKQLADPAFRAKAEGLAAVDAGQGSKAVAELQKAVSANHADSEAVGALGQAYSQKGDRARAVAQFEKAIALDPQSDNRGKWDSLLKVNRYWLLIQQGDAALKANNPAQAERYYQQARGIDNTDSYAVLGLGDAAAARKDNDAAERYYRQALRMDSGNSNAVRGLANIYRAQSPEKASQFIQSLSASQRRSIDDIERSLTNEQLSAQAEQLENQGKYAQAAEIQRRRLALSPGDVWITYRLSRDLYSAGQRSQADTLMRQLASQKPSDPDQVYASGLYLSGNDQDRAALAHLDTLPRSQWNGNIQELADRLQSNQVLETANRLRDSGKEQEAENLLRQQPTSTRIDLTLADWAQQRGDLASAKTTYSAVLQREPQNEDAILGLTEIYSAQGDKDAARAELAKLPAAQNGQPLSLNMQRRIAMAQAGLGDSAAAEQTFNNIIPQAKSQPGSMENALVLRDAARFQAQNGQPQQALETYKDAMVSSGVTTTRPADNDSFTRLTRNDEKDDWLKRGVRSDAGDLYRQQDVNVTLQHDYWGSSGTGGYSDLKAHTTMLQVDAPLSDGRMFFRSDLVNMDAGSFDNNNGTYDPKWGTCYETPCSGNTHQSDNGASVAVGWQNKTWAMDIGTTPMGFDVVDVVGGISYSSDLGPIGYTVNAHRRPISSSLLAFAGQKDTNTGTTWGGVRATGGGVSMSYDKGEANGVWSSLNAETLTGKNVEDNWRVRWMTGYYYKLINKNNERLTVGVSNMLWHYDKDLSGYTLGQGGYYSPQEYVSFALPVTWRKRTENWSWELGGSVSWSHSKTKDELRYPIQNLIPTDEPDRYTDRGAMETGSSSSGTGYTARAIIERRVTSNWFVGMGVDIQEAKDYTPSHALIYVRYSAAGWQGDMDLPPQPLIPYADW
- the bcsZ gene encoding cellulose synthase complex periplasmic endoglucanase BcsZ produces the protein MKAFRWCALAALMLAALPLRAACTWPAWEQFKKDYISEGGRVVDPSDTRKITTSEGQSYALFFALAANDRSAFDQLLTWTRDNLASGNLNDHLPAWLWGQKDKETWAVIDTNSASDADVWIAWSLLEAGRLWKHPDYTRTGKALLKRIVSEEVVKVPGLGAMLLPGKVGFADENVWRFNPSYLPPQLASYFTRFGTPWTQLRETNQRLLLESAPKGFSPDWVQYQKNKGWRLQQDKSLVGGYDAIRVYLWVGMMSDKDPQKARLLTRFQPMAAKTMKRGVPPEKVDVATGKRTGNGPVGFSAAMLPFLQQRDAQAVQRQRVADHFPDNNAYYSYVLTLFGQGWDQHRFRFTAKGELIPDWGQECASSQ